The DNA sequence ATCCTGTCCCTTAGTCGCTACATCTAAGACTGGAGCTGCAATGCGCGGCGCAAGCCCTTCCGAGGCCCAGCTGGACGCCCTGCCGAGTCAAGCCCGCCTGAAGCTGGCTATCATCTTCGGCGCAAGCCTGATTGCCTTCGGCCTTGTGCTGATTGGCATCATGGTCAAAGTCCACTTCTGGGACGAGTCCAACGCCTACACCTATCCCTATGAGAAGCCGCAGACCGGCATCGCCTGGTACATGTGGGTCGCTCCCCTGACCGCCGGTGTCGTGATCACCTGTCTTGCCTACGAGAGGTTCAGCTACCACTTTCGCCAGGTCATGGACGGTGTGGTCGCTGGCTACTCCCACTGGACCAACTACCGCATCTGGACCACCTACTACTACGTGACCATCTACGGCCTCACCAGGGCCGGCGAGATGCGCTACCACAGGTGGCAGGTCGAGCAAGAAACCTGGCGCAAGGCCTACGTGGGTCAACGCATGCGCATCGAGTAGCAACAAAGAGGACAGCCAGAAAGGCAGAAGAGGACTACTGTCCAACCTTTCTGGCTCAAGAGCCGTTTAGACATTTTATTTGCCTGCGGCTCTTTTTCATTCCACGCTTAGTTCATGGGTAGAGCACTTCCATGTTATTGCTCCATGATATAATTTGTTTTATAATAAATAGGGATTTTACCCTGTCCTTTTGACGTCTACACGCGATCGGAGCACAGTGACCGTTCCTACCACAACTCAACATGTACCAGGCAGGCCAGGCCTGGTTGCAACCATCATCCTGGGCGCTGCCATACTAACTCTCGGCATCGCTGCGTGGGTATGGCTCCTCACCAGGATTGACTGGGAAGACTCCCCGTTCTCTTCCGAACCGAGCATCGAGCAGGAGGCGCCCGAGGAGTCACATACACCGTGGTACTACTGGGCTACGCCCTTGGTACCCCTTATGGCCGGCGTCATCATCATGGTGACGGGCTGCGACAGGTTCAGTTTCTACCACCGGCAAGTCTCCACTGGCCAGATAGTAAAACTCAATGTCAACTACCACTACAGCCTCCACTGGATCACCGTCTATGGGCCGACCCGAGCAGGTGAGATGCGTCACTACACTCACACCGTGGACTACGGCACGTGGGAGCGAGCCAAGATAGGCTCACCGTTCCCGGTCACATAGCCAGCCAGGAAAGGACAGCCGGAAAGGCAGAGGAGGGCAGACTTGTCCAACCTTTCCGGCTAGAGCCGCATAACCATTTTGCTTATGCGGCTCTTTCACACATTGCCATAAGGGGTCAGGGCTGGTATGATAGGGCGGTTAAATGTGCCATCTTAGCTCAGGGGTAGAGCACCATCATGGTAAGATGGGGGTCTCGGGTTCAAATCCCGAAGATGGCTCCACGTCAGAATTCATTCCAACCCGGCCTAAATTTTGGCAATCAATGTGGCCAAAATTTGGCGGGGTCTCGTATGCTCCTTCCTCTTCCGATCCAAGAACCCTCTCTTGGATCGGGACAGCTGCACTGTTGAAATATCAGAGCATATCTGTTAAAATCAATAAATCGTTTTATAAAGGTAGGAACTAATGGCTAAAAAAGGCGACAAGCGCAAGACAATTGGTTTGGTATCAGAGGAATCTGGCGGCCGCCACTATTACACGGTCAAAAATACCCAGAATACCCCCGATGGACTAAAGCTGCGCAAATATGATCCCAAGCTGCGCAAGCACGTACTGTACGTAGAGACCAAGAAAAACCTTGGCCGTAACGTCGTAAAAGGCAGAAAATAAATGAGGGAGCCGAGATAGGTTCCCTCATCGCGCCAAGAAAAAAGGTCTCCCAGTAAATGGAGAGACCTTTTTCTTGGGCTACTCCTTCCTGGCAACTGATAAAATCCAACCGGAATAAATCCGGATTGGATTTTGAAATTATATTTTATACAGATCTAAGATGGTGTTGACGAACTCGGCGTGGCTCCACACCAGGGGTGTTACGCCCAGAGGTGATCCATTTTCGGGGTCATACTGCTCGCTCATGACACCGCTAGGCTGCATGCGGTCCATAGCCCACTCCACGAGCGCCTCGGCCTCGTCTTCGCGGTCTGTCTGCATATAGAACTGCGCCAACCACATAGTACAGACAATCCACGGATTGCCCGCAAATTGCTGTTTGGCCAAGAAATAGCCGTCGCCAGGATAACGGACAACACCGCCGAGTGGGCTGGTGTTGAAGAGCCGTGATTCTACAGCCTGGGCTGTCTTGGACATTCGTTCGTCGTCTAGTGCCAAACCGCCAAACATAAAGGGACCGTGCAAGCTAGAAGCGTCCAGGGTATCGTCATAAGACAAGTCACCGCTCTCCTCCAGCAAGAAACCCTTCCTAAAGTACCCATCCGGGTGATAAAACAGGTCAAAATTCTGCTGAATCTTATCGCTGGCAGCTTTCCAGGGCTCTGTGTCGGCATGTTTACCGATGGCCTCTGCCAGACGCCAGGCAGCTTGCAGTCCAGCTATAACGGTCGAAGCCGTGTAGGTGCTGGTCGAAAACTTTTGTTCCCACAGATCATAACTAGCGTGCGGCAGGCCGGTCTGGTCGTCGATAAAGCCGATCAAAAACGAGGCAGCGGGGTAGATAAACGTATCATAAAAATCATTTACAAACGCCTGGTCATGAGAAGCCTCAAAGTATTCGCCCATCATAAACAGCACAATAGCTGTCTCGTCCTCCTGGATTGCCAATTCTTTGCTGCGCCCATGCACCATGGGGTGCCACGTGCTGCCAATAGCCCGATCTGGCTGGTATTTATGCATCAGATAGCCGTCTTTGTGCACGGTGTCGCGGGCAAAGCCAAAAAAGTTGCGAGCCTCGGCATACGCCCCTAGCCGGATAAACGGCCACAGGGCGTAGGCGGCGTCACGCGGCCAGCAGTAACAGTAGTAGTCACGGCCATAGTTGAAAATACTAGAATCGCCGCTAGCCAGCACCGATCCTCGCTGGTCGCAGTGAGCCTTGATGATCAGCAGGCTTTTCTGCACGGCCGTACGATGTGGTTCTGGAATCTGGGCAAGCTTGGGTTGCAGCACGTTGAACCACTCGGCCGAGCCTCTTTTGAGCGCAGCTAGTCGTTCGTCGATAGGATTATATTTGAGTTTGGCGTGGACCACCTGGGCGTCAGACTGGCTGGTATCGGCAACAATCCAGTAGTCTATCTTGAAAGTACCATTGGTAACCACATGTTTCTGAAACCGTAGCACGCTGTCTACACCACCGTGTTCGACCAGGTTATCGCTCAGCTCGCCGTCTTCGGCGTCTTTGAAGGTGCCTGATTTTCCCTCTATGCCGTAATTGCCAACGGCAAACTGGTCAAATCCGCCATCGCCCTCCACTACCCCGGCAATCAGTAAGCAGCAACGGCCCTTGTAGTCCAGAATGTAGTGATCGTCTGGAACATACACCGCCGTATCGGCCCGACCGGCCCGTGAAATCTGAAATACTTGGTGCATAAAAATACGGATATCGCGCTCTTCAGCGGCATGATTGGTCAGCTCTACACGGCGAATAAAGGCGTCAAACTCACTGTCGATAAAGTCGGTTAAGTGCAAGCTTATCTGTAAATTGTCCGAATGCATGGTGACACTGCTCACCAAGGCATCCGAATGAAAATCTACACTAATCTGCCACGATCCATCGTCTACCCAGCTAAACTGCCCATTTACCCATATGCCTATCTTATGCTGCAAGCTGCGGGCGTTAGTGAGGTTTTCTAGGCCCACGTACGGATAGTAGAAGTCGTGCACCAGACCGTGTTCGTCCAGGCCCACAAACATGCGGCCGTTGCTCAGTACTACGGGGCGGCCCACTAGACTTCTACCCCTTTTACAGCCAGGCGGTAGCGCAGATCATGGTAGGCGTTCATAAAGTTTGTAAAGGCCTCGTACGGGGTGGCGTAAGGGCTAAAGTAGGCGTGAATATCACCGTCGTTGAACCACTTGGTACACATATAGTAGAAGTGGTCAGAAGTCTGCAACTTGCGCCAGTCGTCTATCAGCTCCAGATCGCCGCTGTGGATAATGGGCTCTTGCAGATCGTACAGAGCCCGAATGGCCTGCTGTTGCATCTGATTGCCCAGCCAGGCCGACAGGTCTCTCTCTGTATCTGCCCAAGTGATAGTCTGAGGCACATCGATCTTGTCCTTGGGCTCATAGGCGTCAATGGCTTCAGATACGGTCATAAAGGTGTTACCGTGAGATTTAAGCCATTCGTGCGGCAACTGTTTCAGAAAATTAAAGATACCGGTGTCCGCCCACTGATGCTCGCCAAAAGTTTCGTAGTCCATGAACAAGTTGAATACCTCGGCATCGCCGGTGTTGTTCATCCAGTGGCAGTACTTTTCGGTTGTCAGGGGCCACTCACTCCAGTCACGGTTGCCAAACCGAAAGGCCAGGTCGTCACTGAGCTTGTAGTTTTTCATAAGCAGACGGATATGATTGGTATAGGTCGGCCGGTACACATAATTGGGGCTGCGCCAGTCCAGGACCGGGTCCCAGCCTTCGGTCAGAATACCCTTATAGCCAGCTTTGTCCGCCCAATACGCCAGGTCGTTATTATATGAAAATTCGGTGTTTCGGAAGACCTTGGGTGTCTGTCCAAACAGATCCTGCACCTTGCGGCGATGCATATCCACCTGCATCTCGAACTCTGAGCGCGAATAGAAGAAAGCCAGGGAGTGATGATAGGTCTCGGCCACAATCTCGGCACGCCCGGTGGCGAATAGATCCTTGAAACTCTGCATGGCCTCTGGATGCCATGCCTCCAACTGTTCAAGTATAGTCCCTGTTATGGACAAACTGATTCGAAACTCTGGATGCTCGTGCAACATCTGTAACAGCGTACGGTTCATGGGCAGGTACGACTTTTCCGCTACCTTGTGGATGACCTTTTCGTTGCTTTCGCGCTCATCATAAGCTGCGTCAAAGTAATTGTGGTGCGCACCGGTGTCAAAAATAGTGTAATGTCGCACTCGATACGGCTGGTGAACATGCAGATACAGGACAATGGCTTTCTTGCTCATACCGATCCTACCTCTGACAAAGCGTGCAGCTTATGATGATGGTGATACCAGTTAGTCAGGGCGTCAGCCGCACCCTCCCAGCTGAGACGCTGGTATTCGCGGGCAGCGTTAGCCTGCAGCTCGTCCCGCAGGACGTCTTCGCGCACCACTGACACAATCTGATTGGCCATTTCGTTAATATCCCAAAAGTCTACTTTGAGGCAGTTTTGGAACACTTCGGATATTCCCGACTGTTTACTGACCAGAGATGGCGTGCCGTATATGGCTGCTTCGAAAGGGGTAAGTCCAAATGGCTCAGATACCGAGGGCAGGACAAACAGATCGCCGATAGCAAAGCTATCGCGCAAATTCTTGCCCCGCTGGAAATCTGTAAACAAGACATTTTTGCTGATCCCTAAGTCTGCTGCCAACTCTATGAGTTCCGTGTATTGCTCGCCCGAGCCAACTATCAGGAACAGCGTCTTTGGTGCGCGTTGGATAACCTCTTTGGCCGCCCTGAGCAGGTTGGGCAAGCCCTTTTGGATGGTCAGACGCCCTACGTTGACCACTACCCGATACCCTTGGGCCTTCATGGCTGACAGATAGCGATGAGCCGAGTTGTCGTCGAGGGATTGGTACCAGGCCGGATCTATGCTGTTATGCAAGACGTCTATCTTGTCAGCCGGGATATCATACTCGCGAACAATGGCATCCTTAGTCCACTGGCTGACCGCTATAACCCTATCGGCCAGCAGCATACCCAGAGACTCTATTTCGCGCACCAAGGGATTACCGCCGCCCTCTTTGCCAGCCCGATCTGACTCTATAGAGTGGGCATGAACAATCAGCGGCTTGCCACTCTGTTGCTTGGTGCGCAAGGCTGCCCGAAAAGTCAGCCAGTCATGGGCATGGACAACATCAAAGTCCAGAGAGGGAACCAGTTGGCCCACGGCTGTCTCGTAAGCTTTCTGCTGATCAAAGATGGTAAAAAGCTCTTCATGGCCATCTGTAAAAATATAGCGGTAGCTGTCGTAGGCAACACCACTACGCATAATGGCCTCTACTCCCTGAGGGTGAGCTGGCCGCACCTTCATGAAGTCGACTGCGCTAAAATCGGCAGTGTAGGGCAGAATAAATTCTATATCGACGGCTTTTTTTGAGAGAGACTGGCACAGCTGGTAGCACGCGACTCCAAGCCCACCACTGTTGTAAGGAGGCAATTCCCACCCCAACATGAGTACTT is a window from the Verrucomicrobiia bacterium genome containing:
- a CDS encoding glycosyltransferase family 4 protein, translated to MKVLMLGWELPPYNSGGLGVACYQLCQSLSKKAVDIEFILPYTADFSAVDFMKVRPAHPQGVEAIMRSGVAYDSYRYIFTDGHEELFTIFDQQKAYETAVGQLVPSLDFDVVHAHDWLTFRAALRTKQQSGKPLIVHAHSIESDRAGKEGGGNPLVREIESLGMLLADRVIAVSQWTKDAIVREYDIPADKIDVLHNSIDPAWYQSLDDNSAHRYLSAMKAQGYRVVVNVGRLTIQKGLPNLLRAAKEVIQRAPKTLFLIVGSGEQYTELIELAADLGISKNVLFTDFQRGKNLRDSFAIGDLFVLPSVSEPFGLTPFEAAIYGTPSLVSKQSGISEVFQNCLKVDFWDINEMANQIVSVVREDVLRDELQANAAREYQRLSWEGAADALTNWYHHHHKLHALSEVGSV
- a CDS encoding glycoside hydrolase family 57 protein — encoded protein: MSKKAIVLYLHVHQPYRVRHYTIFDTGAHHNYFDAAYDERESNEKVIHKVAEKSYLPMNRTLLQMLHEHPEFRISLSITGTILEQLEAWHPEAMQSFKDLFATGRAEIVAETYHHSLAFFYSRSEFEMQVDMHRRKVQDLFGQTPKVFRNTEFSYNNDLAYWADKAGYKGILTEGWDPVLDWRSPNYVYRPTYTNHIRLLMKNYKLSDDLAFRFGNRDWSEWPLTTEKYCHWMNNTGDAEVFNLFMDYETFGEHQWADTGIFNFLKQLPHEWLKSHGNTFMTVSEAIDAYEPKDKIDVPQTITWADTERDLSAWLGNQMQQQAIRALYDLQEPIIHSGDLELIDDWRKLQTSDHFYYMCTKWFNDGDIHAYFSPYATPYEAFTNFMNAYHDLRYRLAVKGVEV
- the rpmG gene encoding 50S ribosomal protein L33, which encodes MAKKGDKRKTIGLVSEESGGRHYYTVKNTQNTPDGLKLRKYDPKLRKHVLYVETKKNLGRNVVKGRK
- a CDS encoding glycoside hydrolase family 15 protein, with protein sequence MGRPVVLSNGRMFVGLDEHGLVHDFYYPYVGLENLTNARSLQHKIGIWVNGQFSWVDDGSWQISVDFHSDALVSSVTMHSDNLQISLHLTDFIDSEFDAFIRRVELTNHAAEERDIRIFMHQVFQISRAGRADTAVYVPDDHYILDYKGRCCLLIAGVVEGDGGFDQFAVGNYGIEGKSGTFKDAEDGELSDNLVEHGGVDSVLRFQKHVVTNGTFKIDYWIVADTSQSDAQVVHAKLKYNPIDERLAALKRGSAEWFNVLQPKLAQIPEPHRTAVQKSLLIIKAHCDQRGSVLASGDSSIFNYGRDYYCYCWPRDAAYALWPFIRLGAYAEARNFFGFARDTVHKDGYLMHKYQPDRAIGSTWHPMVHGRSKELAIQEDETAIVLFMMGEYFEASHDQAFVNDFYDTFIYPAASFLIGFIDDQTGLPHASYDLWEQKFSTSTYTASTVIAGLQAAWRLAEAIGKHADTEPWKAASDKIQQNFDLFYHPDGYFRKGFLLEESGDLSYDDTLDASSLHGPFMFGGLALDDERMSKTAQAVESRLFNTSPLGGVVRYPGDGYFLAKQQFAGNPWIVCTMWLAQFYMQTDREDEAEALVEWAMDRMQPSGVMSEQYDPENGSPLGVTPLVWSHAEFVNTILDLYKI